The following proteins are co-located in the Oncorhynchus gorbuscha isolate QuinsamMale2020 ecotype Even-year linkage group LG22, OgorEven_v1.0, whole genome shotgun sequence genome:
- the cib3 gene encoding calcium and integrin-binding family member 3 isoform X1, with the protein MGNKQTIFTAQQLDAYQDCTFFTRKEILRLFDRYRDLAPQLVPLDYTDQPDVRLPYELIGSMPELKDNPFRQRIAEVFSEDGEGNMTLDDFLDMFSVLSEMAPRDLKAYYAFKIYDFNNDDFLCKSDLEKTLNKLTRNELTEDEVRMVCEKVIDEADLDNDGRLSLEDFQHMIVRAPDFLSTFHIRI; encoded by the exons ATGGGGAATAAGCAGACGATCTTCACGGCGCAGCAGCTTGATGCGTAtcag GACTGCACATTCTTCACAAGGAAGGAAATTCTAAG ACTATTCGACCGTTATCGAGACTTGGCACCACAGCTCGTTCCTCTCGACTACACAGACCAGCCAGATGTGAGGCTACCATACGAGCTCATTGGCAGCATGCCAGAACTGAAG GACAACCCGTTCCGCCAGAGGATCGCTGAGGTTTTCTCGGAGGACGGAGAGGGAAACATGACCCTGGATGACTTCCTGGATATGTTCTCCGTGCTGAGTGAGATGGCTCCACGAGATCTGAAAGCCTACTATGCATTTAAAATCTACG ACTTCAACAATGATGACTTCCTGTGTAAGTCTGACCTGGAGAAGACGCTGAACAAGCTGACGCGGAATGAGCTAACGGAGGACGAGGTCAGGATGGTATGTGAGAAGGTGATCGACGAGGCCGACCTGGACAACGATGGACGTCTCTCGCTGGAGGACTTCCAGCACATGATCGTCCGTGCTCCAGACTTCCTCAG CACCTTCCATATAAGGATATGA
- the cib3 gene encoding calcium and integrin-binding family member 3 isoform X2 encodes MGNKQTIFTAQQLDAYQDNPFRQRIAEVFSEDGEGNMTLDDFLDMFSVLSEMAPRDLKAYYAFKIYDFNNDDFLCKSDLEKTLNKLTRNELTEDEVRMVCEKVIDEADLDNDGRLSLEDFQHMIVRAPDFLSTFHIRI; translated from the exons ATGGGGAATAAGCAGACGATCTTCACGGCGCAGCAGCTTGATGCGTAtcag GACAACCCGTTCCGCCAGAGGATCGCTGAGGTTTTCTCGGAGGACGGAGAGGGAAACATGACCCTGGATGACTTCCTGGATATGTTCTCCGTGCTGAGTGAGATGGCTCCACGAGATCTGAAAGCCTACTATGCATTTAAAATCTACG ACTTCAACAATGATGACTTCCTGTGTAAGTCTGACCTGGAGAAGACGCTGAACAAGCTGACGCGGAATGAGCTAACGGAGGACGAGGTCAGGATGGTATGTGAGAAGGTGATCGACGAGGCCGACCTGGACAACGATGGACGTCTCTCGCTGGAGGACTTCCAGCACATGATCGTCCGTGCTCCAGACTTCCTCAG CACCTTCCATATAAGGATATGA